In Crinalium epipsammum PCC 9333, the following are encoded in one genomic region:
- a CDS encoding S9 family peptidase produces the protein MNKYLLSLALLLSSSTLIPYPVVAQYSGLGKNSVDPTVLQRYAPKPLAPSVTQNIEQMLDVRSPGLGIVTPDGKRMFFTWSITGTVQVWRLDGAQQFPVQMTGGQDATRIASMTPDGKYLLLSRDRQGEENPGLYLQPTDGGQLEVIQHKPKVRTSLQYISDDSRTIYFSANDIAPDSFAIYRYDLQTKKKILIFAEKGIWSIADIWGDRQKFLFSKATGNIFSEYYEFDKKTQKLKPILGQNEQEEYTIQYSASPDEYLVLTPKFGEFRRLYRYKNSKFTPITPEIKADVSNFDIDYQRLRILYSINDGGYSRLKAIDTRTFQEITLPEFANADHVIAGITTRNGRYTSLGVETSTAPRLSYVYDWQTNKLTQWVLPSAPEIDTRQFVVAKLESYPARDGTPIPTFVYRPPQCQQAKAIPCPVVVNFHGGPEGQSIPGFNRFAQLFVQSGFIFVEPNVRGSNGYGKSWLNADNASDRTKVITDIEDAALYIRKNWQVNGKVPKIGIMGGSYGGYSALIGMSKFAGSYDAGVSVVGISNILTFLNNTAPYRRILRITEYGDPERDREALIALSPITYIDRIKSPLLIIQGANDPRVPVGEALQIQTLLENKKVPSQLVIFPDEGHGTGKRSNQVLEIGYALDFFSKHLKSE, from the coding sequence ATGAATAAATACTTACTTTCATTGGCGTTGCTTCTGTCAAGTTCTACCCTTATCCCTTACCCCGTTGTTGCCCAATATTCGGGCTTGGGTAAAAATAGCGTAGATCCAACCGTCCTCCAACGTTATGCCCCAAAACCGCTTGCTCCTAGCGTGACACAAAACATTGAGCAAATGCTTGATGTGCGATCGCCTGGACTGGGAATAGTTACACCTGATGGCAAGCGGATGTTTTTTACATGGAGTATTACAGGAACAGTCCAAGTTTGGCGACTTGATGGGGCGCAACAGTTCCCTGTACAGATGACGGGTGGACAGGACGCGACAAGAATTGCAAGTATGACACCTGATGGCAAATATCTGTTGCTTTCACGCGATCGGCAAGGTGAAGAAAATCCAGGCTTGTATTTGCAACCAACAGATGGCGGTCAGCTAGAAGTAATTCAACACAAACCTAAAGTCAGAACTTCATTGCAATACATTAGTGATGACTCGCGCACAATTTATTTTAGTGCTAATGACATTGCACCAGACTCATTCGCCATCTACCGCTACGATCTTCAAACTAAGAAAAAGATCTTGATCTTTGCAGAAAAAGGAATTTGGTCAATTGCAGATATTTGGGGCGATCGCCAAAAATTCTTATTTAGCAAAGCAACAGGGAATATTTTTAGTGAATACTATGAATTTGATAAAAAAACGCAAAAGCTCAAACCAATTTTGGGACAAAACGAACAGGAAGAATATACTATCCAATACAGTGCTAGTCCTGATGAATACTTAGTCTTAACACCTAAATTTGGAGAATTTCGCCGACTATATCGCTACAAAAATAGCAAATTCACACCTATTACACCTGAAATTAAGGCAGATGTATCTAATTTTGATATTGATTATCAACGCTTGCGTATCCTTTATTCCATTAATGATGGTGGTTACTCGCGTCTGAAAGCAATTGATACGCGGACATTTCAAGAAATAACCCTGCCTGAGTTTGCGAATGCTGACCACGTTATTGCAGGTATAACTACCCGCAATGGGCGTTACACAAGTTTAGGGGTAGAAACAAGCACAGCACCTCGTCTTAGCTATGTTTATGACTGGCAGACCAATAAACTAACACAATGGGTACTACCTAGCGCTCCTGAAATTGATACTCGTCAATTTGTCGTAGCTAAATTAGAATCATATCCCGCCCGTGACGGTACACCCATTCCGACGTTTGTTTATCGCCCACCTCAATGTCAGCAAGCAAAAGCTATCCCTTGTCCTGTTGTGGTTAACTTTCATGGTGGGCCAGAAGGGCAAAGCATCCCTGGTTTTAATCGCTTTGCACAACTATTTGTACAATCGGGATTTATATTCGTTGAACCTAATGTGCGCGGTAGTAATGGCTATGGCAAAAGTTGGCTTAATGCTGATAATGCCAGCGATCGCACTAAAGTTATTACTGATATTGAAGATGCAGCCCTCTACATTCGCAAAAATTGGCAAGTTAACGGCAAAGTACCTAAAATCGGCATTATGGGCGGTAGCTACGGCGGTTATTCTGCACTAATAGGAATGAGCAAATTTGCAGGTAGCTATGACGCTGGTGTGTCAGTTGTCGGAATTAGCAACATACTCACTTTTCTTAATAATACTGCTCCTTATCGTCGGATTTTACGGATTACAGAATACGGCGATCCAGAACGCGATCGCGAAGCACTGATAGCACTTTCGCCTATAACTTATATTGATCGCATCAAATCTCCATTGCTAATTATTCAAGGTGCAAACGATCCGCGTGTTCCTGTTGGCGAAGCGTTACAAATTCAAACGTTATTAGAAAACAAAAAAGTCCCTTCGCAACTGGTAATTTTTCCAGATGAAGGACATGGCACTGGTAAGCGTAGCAATCAAGTGTTAGAAATTGGCTATGCGCTTGACTTCTTTAGCAAGCACCTGAAATCTGAGTAA
- a CDS encoding tetratricopeptide repeat protein, which translates to MQKQTLFLVTSLSLWAGIAATMPSVTSANQPPLSSKQPTNLKLNNLLWEGSKRVKAGDIAGALDIYQQAAKLDKDNPRIFSAIGYLHTLKGSFAESIAAYKGAIALEPNNADFHYALAYSLANLGDNSGAATAYRRSIELNPKNAQAYLGLGAVMRRMKNNDVAINAYNSAIALDEKNAQAYELLGAIYLDQQIHGQALQTLQQALQLNPNSSSINFKLGTAWFRQGNINAAIALFQRAAQLEPKNPKIFLELGKAMQARKNLDGAIDAFKQATTLQPNSADVQTALAETFMLKGDYKQATLSYKRLIEITPQNPQAYYKLASALKKENRQSEAIAALEKARDLYRSQGQSEGVQKAESALRELKPSS; encoded by the coding sequence GTGCAAAAGCAAACACTCTTTCTAGTTACTAGCTTGTCCTTATGGGCAGGGATAGCGGCAACGATGCCGTCAGTCACATCTGCTAATCAGCCTCCCCTATCAAGCAAGCAACCAACTAACCTTAAGCTAAATAACCTCCTATGGGAGGGAAGTAAGCGAGTTAAGGCAGGAGATATTGCAGGCGCACTTGATATTTATCAACAAGCAGCCAAACTAGACAAGGATAACCCCCGCATTTTTTCTGCGATTGGTTATTTACATACCTTAAAAGGCAGTTTTGCAGAGTCGATAGCTGCTTATAAAGGCGCGATCGCACTTGAACCCAACAATGCTGATTTCCATTATGCCTTAGCCTATAGCCTCGCTAATCTAGGAGATAATTCTGGTGCAGCAACAGCTTATCGCCGTAGCATTGAATTAAATCCTAAAAATGCTCAGGCTTACTTAGGCTTAGGTGCAGTAATGCGCCGCATGAAAAATAATGACGTTGCAATAAATGCCTATAACAGTGCGATCGCACTTGATGAGAAAAATGCCCAAGCTTACGAACTACTAGGCGCTATCTACTTAGATCAACAAATTCATGGGCAAGCCCTTCAAACTCTCCAACAAGCACTTCAACTTAACCCAAATAGCAGCAGTATCAACTTCAAACTCGGAACTGCTTGGTTTCGCCAAGGTAACATCAACGCCGCAATCGCTCTTTTTCAACGCGCGGCGCAGTTAGAACCTAAAAACCCCAAGATTTTCTTGGAACTTGGCAAAGCGATGCAAGCAAGAAAAAATCTTGATGGTGCAATAGATGCTTTCAAACAGGCAACTACCTTACAACCCAACTCAGCCGATGTTCAAACAGCCCTAGCAGAGACTTTCATGCTTAAGGGGGATTATAAGCAGGCAACTCTTAGCTATAAGCGCTTGATTGAAATCACTCCCCAAAACCCACAAGCCTATTACAAACTAGCATCCGCCTTAAAAAAGGAGAATCGCCAATCTGAAGCGATCGCCGCACTAGAAAAAGCCCGCGATCTTTACCGTAGCCAAGGGCAAAGCGAAGGTGTTCAAAAAGCGGAATCTGCTTTAAGAGAACTAAAACCTTCAAGCTGA